In Cardiocondyla obscurior isolate alpha-2009 linkage group LG07, Cobs3.1, whole genome shotgun sequence, the DNA window GGGTCATTGGCGTTACGATTGGATGCCTTATTGGCATGACGCCTATACCGCTAGCCGCGCTCTTCCGCAGTGATAGCtgaatcataaaaaaaaaataaaatgttagaaaacgaattaatttaattaacatatggGACAAGCCACAAATACCCCACAAGcgatttgttttataaatgcctacaaatttttttaattttagcgtTTAACTAtcataaataacaatttctgTTTCAacgaatgttaaaaaatattaaatatataagtaaGTGTATAGAATGTATAGCATAAAATTGTGTATAAAACAAAGTTTatgtgtaatataataattaattttttaacttactaTATTTTGTGAGGCTTTAATTTAGCactgtttaaatttaataattttaaacaaaagcaATGAATAAAGTAGCAAATGTATATGTGATTTCAGAcattaaactaaaataaaaatttcttttaatattaatttttgaagaGACTATTTGTTCATTTAAATACATCCAGGGTATAATCACGTCATCTTAAATATGACAACGTTTGAGGCATGCAACATCAGATatttattgagaaaattaGATCTGTTAGTATCGAACATTACATTGCAAAAAGTTAGTACAAAAAATATaggtttatatatttatgtatatatatccattgaaaaaatatctaaCAGGTAAGTTGGTATCAGCAAGctaataaattcttaattccGATGACTGTAAAACACTTTCGTAATGCGATTGTTTCCATTCTTGTTCCAGCCAGTTTAAAGTTGTATCCAGTATTTCTTTCCAATTCACATTACGACGATACTCTTCCGGTGCAAAATCTTCTGTTTTTTCTACTTTCTCCATTTTCTTTACGTCCATAGTTTGTGTTGAATTAAACGAAAAATCAGTATTagtaatacataattttttagtgGAATTTATAATCTCATTTTCCAAGTTGCAATACTCTGGTAGCCAAACCATTGTCGAGTTTAACCACCACTTCCAACTGGCTGCatcttcttcgtcgtcgtcggtttCCGTAATTACCGTAACGTTCTCGGAATCAGAAATCGGAAGATTATCATTATTCATTTCTTCAGATTGTGTATTTATCAATGAATCAGTTGGCGTGAGATTTGTAGCAAGATTTATCGGTAGATTTGTTGGTTGCCTTGAACTGAGCGATACTACAGGTAAACAACTTTGCACAATAAAATGGGCAACTAGAGTAGATCCCAAGAGAGTTGCTAGTCCAACTGCATAAGTCGCCAAGCAGATCGAAGAGACACTTATTAGAGTTTGCGCAATTCTAATTAACTGCACGGAATTCATTAGACAGCTCAATTCTGTATACGTACACCATCTTCGTTTGTGTACTTCTCGAtatgcaacatttttttccaGTTGTTGAAGTCTTTCCCAAAAATCTTGATGCTGT includes these proteins:
- the LOC139104399 gene encoding protein CNPPD1, producing the protein MTNSWRGTSVPTSSKDLEHKEFMKRIRKSLYYSKLPVINCLSLPVTELAAELFTEVKSGHTLDKLDVEEASRISRNACVSPCSLVLALLYIERLKNCNPEYLHQVAPSELFLVSLMVASKFLHDDGEEDEVFNKEWANSGQVTISRMNKLEKDFLAAIDWTVLVQHQDFWERLQQLEKNVAYREVHKRRWCTYTELSCLMNSVQLIRIAQTLISVSSICLATYAVGLATLLGSTLVAHFIVQSCLPVVSLSSRQPTNLPINLATNLTPTDSLINTQSEEMNNDNLPISDSENVTVITETDDDEEDAASWKWWLNSTMVWLPEYCNLENEIINSTKKLCITNTDFSFNSTQTMDVKKMEKVEKTEDFAPEEYRRNVNWKEILDTTLNWLEQEWKQSHYESVLQSSELRIY